From Carya illinoinensis cultivar Pawnee chromosome 5, C.illinoinensisPawnee_v1, whole genome shotgun sequence, one genomic window encodes:
- the LOC122309434 gene encoding uncharacterized protein LOC122309434 isoform X1, with translation MLAVFISSFFRCPSSFSVSLNHTQTKLDLLCSCPDLMNPSRGLSRGDAFDGGENEVPLTDEETREARYRIGTGWHRLGVEAVNMEFWPVEHPMEPPDEDRPVKCPMPHSSPLNYFRLVAHRPTNSVLCYPGILLGFQWQDWGLRTGISGILDGGTNDRRFSESLRKRSEVPDLLSTEGVDGADVRPHVQAVRKRQHTLTHGDQTPVMRMQPLPPTQNITVFQMLQQFDEFES, from the exons ATGCTTGCTGTCTTTATCTCTTCGTTTTTTCGTTGTCCGTCCTcgttctctgtctctctcaatCACACGCAGACAAAGTTGGATTTGTTGTGCTCCTGTCCTGATCTTATGAACCCTTCTAGGGGATTATCACGTGGAGATGCTTTC GATGGAGGGGAAAATGAAGTTCCATTGACAGATGAGGAAACCAGAGAGGCAAGATACAGGATCGGTACGGGTTGGCACCGTCTTGGGGTTGAAGCTGTAAACATGGAATTCTGGCCAGTAGAACACCCAATGGAACCACCCGATGAAGATCGGCCTGTGAAATGCCCAATGCCACACTCGTCACCTCTCAAC TACTTTAGATTAGTTGCTCACCGTCCAACTAATTCAGTTCTTTGTTATCCTGGCATTCTCTTGGGCTTTCAATGGCAGGATTGGGGATTGAGGACGGGTATTTCAGGAATACTA GATGGTGGCACGAATGATAGAAGATTTTCTGAAAGCTTGCGGAAAAGGTCAGAAGTACCAGATTTGTTAAGCACAGAAGGCGTGGATGGTGCCGATGTAAGGCCTCATGTTCAAGCAGTGCGCAAAAGGCAACACACTCTTACCCATGGAGACCAGACCCCTGTGATGAGAATGCAACCTCTTCCCCCAACGCAGAATATTACCGTCTTTCAAATGCTGCAGCAGTTTGACGAGTTTGAATCTTAA
- the LOC122309434 gene encoding uncharacterized protein LOC122309434 isoform X2: MLAVFISSFFRCPSSFSVSLNHTQTKLDLLCSCPDLMNPSRGLSRGDAFDGGENEVPLTDEETREARYRIGTGWHRLGVEAVNMEFWPVEHPMEPPDEDRPVKCPMPHSSPLNDWGLRTGISGILDGGTNDRRFSESLRKRSEVPDLLSTEGVDGADVRPHVQAVRKRQHTLTHGDQTPVMRMQPLPPTQNITVFQMLQQFDEFES, from the exons ATGCTTGCTGTCTTTATCTCTTCGTTTTTTCGTTGTCCGTCCTcgttctctgtctctctcaatCACACGCAGACAAAGTTGGATTTGTTGTGCTCCTGTCCTGATCTTATGAACCCTTCTAGGGGATTATCACGTGGAGATGCTTTC GATGGAGGGGAAAATGAAGTTCCATTGACAGATGAGGAAACCAGAGAGGCAAGATACAGGATCGGTACGGGTTGGCACCGTCTTGGGGTTGAAGCTGTAAACATGGAATTCTGGCCAGTAGAACACCCAATGGAACCACCCGATGAAGATCGGCCTGTGAAATGCCCAATGCCACACTCGTCACCTCTCAAC GATTGGGGATTGAGGACGGGTATTTCAGGAATACTA GATGGTGGCACGAATGATAGAAGATTTTCTGAAAGCTTGCGGAAAAGGTCAGAAGTACCAGATTTGTTAAGCACAGAAGGCGTGGATGGTGCCGATGTAAGGCCTCATGTTCAAGCAGTGCGCAAAAGGCAACACACTCTTACCCATGGAGACCAGACCCCTGTGATGAGAATGCAACCTCTTCCCCCAACGCAGAATATTACCGTCTTTCAAATGCTGCAGCAGTTTGACGAGTTTGAATCTTAA
- the LOC122309434 gene encoding uncharacterized protein LOC122309434 isoform X3, producing MLAVFISSFFRCPSSFSVSLNHTQTKLDLLCSCPDLMNPSRGLSRGDAFDGGENEVPLTDEETREARYRIGTGWHRLGVEAVNMEFWPVEHPMEPPDEDRPVKCPMPHSSPLNDGGTNDRRFSESLRKRSEVPDLLSTEGVDGADVRPHVQAVRKRQHTLTHGDQTPVMRMQPLPPTQNITVFQMLQQFDEFES from the exons ATGCTTGCTGTCTTTATCTCTTCGTTTTTTCGTTGTCCGTCCTcgttctctgtctctctcaatCACACGCAGACAAAGTTGGATTTGTTGTGCTCCTGTCCTGATCTTATGAACCCTTCTAGGGGATTATCACGTGGAGATGCTTTC GATGGAGGGGAAAATGAAGTTCCATTGACAGATGAGGAAACCAGAGAGGCAAGATACAGGATCGGTACGGGTTGGCACCGTCTTGGGGTTGAAGCTGTAAACATGGAATTCTGGCCAGTAGAACACCCAATGGAACCACCCGATGAAGATCGGCCTGTGAAATGCCCAATGCCACACTCGTCACCTCTCAAC GATGGTGGCACGAATGATAGAAGATTTTCTGAAAGCTTGCGGAAAAGGTCAGAAGTACCAGATTTGTTAAGCACAGAAGGCGTGGATGGTGCCGATGTAAGGCCTCATGTTCAAGCAGTGCGCAAAAGGCAACACACTCTTACCCATGGAGACCAGACCCCTGTGATGAGAATGCAACCTCTTCCCCCAACGCAGAATATTACCGTCTTTCAAATGCTGCAGCAGTTTGACGAGTTTGAATCTTAA
- the LOC122311129 gene encoding protein BASIC PENTACYSTEINE2-like — translation MDDDALNMRNWGYYEPSFKGHLGLQLMSSMADRDTKHFLPGRDPSSIMVNSVNGTFHPRDCVVSEAPVPLNYVRDSWANQRDKFLNMLPANPNYAVLPETSGAHSLQILQQPAPPRDERVSKIEEPPVKNERGQMKKRQSGDAPKTPKAKKPRKPRDNNNSSVQRVKPAKKNIDVVINGIDMDISGIPIPVCSCTGTPQQCYRWGCGGWQSACCTTNVSMYPLPMSTKRRGARIAGRKMSQGAFKKVLEKLAAEGYNFANPIDLRTHWARHGTNKFVTIR, via the coding sequence ATGGATGATGACGCATTGAACATGCGCAATTGGGGTTACTATGAGCCGTCCTTCAAAGGGCATCTTGGTCTGCAGCTCATGTCAAGCATGGCAGACCGTGACACAAAACATTTTCTTCCCGGTCGTGACCCCAGTAGCATTATGGTTAACTCAGTAAATGGAACCTTTCATCCTCGAGATTGTGTTGTTTCGGAAGCACCTGTTCCTCTGAATTATGTGAGGGACAGTTGGGCAAACCAGAGGGATAAGTTTCTCAATATGTTGCCCGCTAATCCTAATTATGCCGTTCTCCCAGAAACTTCTGGAGCTCACTCCTTACAGATTTTACAACAACCCGCTCCACCAAGGGATGAAAGAGTCAGTAAAATTGAAGAGCCTCCTGTTAAAAATGAGCGTGGGCAAATGAAGAAAAGGCAAAGTGGGGATGCCCCAAAAACCCCAAAAGCAAAAAAGCCTAGGAAGCCGAGGGATAATAATAATTCTTCAGTTCAGCGTGTGAAGCCAGCAAAAAAGAATATCGATGTTGTCATAAATGGGATTGATATGGACATCTCTGGTATTCCTATCCCTGTTTGCTCATGTACTGGAACTCCTCAGCAATGTTATCGTTGGGGCTGTGGTGGTTGGCAGTCTGCTTGTTGTACCACAAATGTGTCTATGTATCCTTTGCCAATGAGTACAAAAAGACGCGGTGCAAGGATAGCTGGACGTAAAATGAGCCAGGGTGCATTTAAGAAGGTATTGGAAAAGCTTGCAGCTGAAGGTTATAATTTTGCTAACCCAATTGATCTGAGGACTCACTGGGCTAGACATGGTACTAACAAGTTCGTCACTATCAGGTAG